In Cottoperca gobio chromosome 1, fCotGob3.1, whole genome shotgun sequence, a genomic segment contains:
- the septin3 gene encoding neuronal-specific septin-3 isoform X2: MSAFKGLQDMSDIVPPEVRPKPVVPAKPPNVGAPSPSNPFPPQGLGIGGGGGVSAPPPSAIPVPIGTHSHSVGHNVGHGVGHGAGHVGGHTAAHNGGHAHGGSHSSSGGSTLLGYIGIDTIIEQMRKKTMKTGFDFNIMVVGHSGLGKSTLVNTLFKSQVSRRNAGWARDEKIPKTVEIKAVSHVLEEGGVKMKLTVVDTPGFGDLINNDNCWEPISKYINEQYEKFLKEEVNITRKKRIPDTRVHCCLFFINPTGHSLHSLDLEFMKRLSHSVNIIPVIAKADTMTIEERQEFKQRVRKELEMAGIEFYPQKEFDEDMEDKSDNDKIREAMPFAVVGSDKEYQVNNKRVLGRKTAWGIVEVENPNHCEFALLRDFLIRSHLQDLKEVTHNIHYETYRAKRLNENGGLHPISSNDTQESNL; this comes from the exons ATGTCAGCTTTTAAAGGCCTACAAG ACATGTCAGACATAGTTCCTCCAGAAGTGAGACCCAAACCAGTCGTCCCAGCCAAGCCCCCAAATGTGGGGGCTCCTTCCCCCTCCAACCCCTTCCCACCCCAGGGCCTGGGCATTGGGGGAGGAGGCGGTgtttcagctcctcctccaaGTGCCATTCCAGTCCCCATTGGGACTCACAGTCATAGTGTGGGTCATAATGTGGGTCATGGTGTGGGCCACGGTGCGGGGCATGTAGGGGgtcacactgcagcacacaaTGGAGGTCATGCTCATGGAGGGTCCCACAGCTCCAGCGGTGGATCCACTCTGCTGGGGTACATTGGTATTGACACTATCATTGAGCAGATGAGGAAGAAGACCATGAAGACAGGCTTTGACTTTAATATTATGGTTGTCG GTCACAGTGGTCTCGGAAAGTCAACTCTGGTGAACACCCTGTTCAAGTcccaggtgagcaggaggaacGCAGGGTGGGCGCGTGATGAGAAGATCCCCAAAACGGTAGAGATCAAAGCAGTGTCTCATG tccTTGAGGAGGGCGGTGTGAAGATGAAGCTGACAGTCGTTGACACTCCAGGCTTTGGAGACCTAATCAATAATGACAACTG CTGGGAGCCCATTTCCAAGTACATCAATGAGCAGTATGAGAAGTTCCTAAAGGAGGAGGTCAACATCACCAGAAAGAAGCGCATCCCCGACACCAGGGTGCACTGCTGTCTGTTTTTTATAAACCCGACTGGACACTC TCTTCATTCACTCGACCTCGAGTTCATGAAGCGCTTGAGTCACTCAGTCAACATTATTCCTGTCATTGCAAAGGCAGACACGATGACCAttgaggagagacaggagttcAAACAGCGG GTAAGGAAGGAGCTGGAGATGGCCGGGATTGAGTTTTACCCACAAAAAGAGTTTGATGAGGACATGGAGGACAAGAGCGACAATGACAAGATCAGA GAGGCGATGCCCTTTGCTGTGGTGGGCAGCGACAAAGAATATCAAGTGAATAACAAACGAGTTTTGGGGAGGAAGACGGCGTGGGGCATTGTAGAAG TTGAAAACCCCAACCATTGTGAGTTTGCTCTGCTGAGAGATTTCCTGATCAG GTCTCACCTCCAGGATTTGAAGGAGGTCACTCACAACATTCACTATGAAACCTATCGTGCCAAGAGACTGAACGAGAATGGAGGTCTCCACCCCATATCCTCCAATGACACCCAGGAAAGCAACCTGTAG
- the septin3 gene encoding neuronal-specific septin-3 isoform X3, with protein MSDIVPPEVRPKPVVPAKPPNVGAPSPSNPFPPQGLGIGGGGGVSAPPPSAIPVPIGTHSHSVGHNVGHGVGHGAGHVGGHTAAHNGGHAHGGSHSSSGGSTLLGYIGIDTIIEQMRKKTMKTGFDFNIMVVGHSGLGKSTLVNTLFKSQVSRRNAGWARDEKIPKTVEIKAVSHVLEEGGVKMKLTVVDTPGFGDLINNDNCWEPISKYINEQYEKFLKEEVNITRKKRIPDTRVHCCLFFINPTGHSLHSLDLEFMKRLSHSVNIIPVIAKADTMTIEERQEFKQRVRKELEMAGIEFYPQKEFDEDMEDKSDNDKIREAMPFAVVGSDKEYQVNNKRVLGRKTAWGIVEVENPNHCEFALLRDFLIRSHLQDLKEVTHNIHYETYRAKRLNENGGLHPISSNDTQESNL; from the exons ATGTCAGACATAGTTCCTCCAGAAGTGAGACCCAAACCAGTCGTCCCAGCCAAGCCCCCAAATGTGGGGGCTCCTTCCCCCTCCAACCCCTTCCCACCCCAGGGCCTGGGCATTGGGGGAGGAGGCGGTgtttcagctcctcctccaaGTGCCATTCCAGTCCCCATTGGGACTCACAGTCATAGTGTGGGTCATAATGTGGGTCATGGTGTGGGCCACGGTGCGGGGCATGTAGGGGgtcacactgcagcacacaaTGGAGGTCATGCTCATGGAGGGTCCCACAGCTCCAGCGGTGGATCCACTCTGCTGGGGTACATTGGTATTGACACTATCATTGAGCAGATGAGGAAGAAGACCATGAAGACAGGCTTTGACTTTAATATTATGGTTGTCG GTCACAGTGGTCTCGGAAAGTCAACTCTGGTGAACACCCTGTTCAAGTcccaggtgagcaggaggaacGCAGGGTGGGCGCGTGATGAGAAGATCCCCAAAACGGTAGAGATCAAAGCAGTGTCTCATG tccTTGAGGAGGGCGGTGTGAAGATGAAGCTGACAGTCGTTGACACTCCAGGCTTTGGAGACCTAATCAATAATGACAACTG CTGGGAGCCCATTTCCAAGTACATCAATGAGCAGTATGAGAAGTTCCTAAAGGAGGAGGTCAACATCACCAGAAAGAAGCGCATCCCCGACACCAGGGTGCACTGCTGTCTGTTTTTTATAAACCCGACTGGACACTC TCTTCATTCACTCGACCTCGAGTTCATGAAGCGCTTGAGTCACTCAGTCAACATTATTCCTGTCATTGCAAAGGCAGACACGATGACCAttgaggagagacaggagttcAAACAGCGG GTAAGGAAGGAGCTGGAGATGGCCGGGATTGAGTTTTACCCACAAAAAGAGTTTGATGAGGACATGGAGGACAAGAGCGACAATGACAAGATCAGA GAGGCGATGCCCTTTGCTGTGGTGGGCAGCGACAAAGAATATCAAGTGAATAACAAACGAGTTTTGGGGAGGAAGACGGCGTGGGGCATTGTAGAAG TTGAAAACCCCAACCATTGTGAGTTTGCTCTGCTGAGAGATTTCCTGATCAG GTCTCACCTCCAGGATTTGAAGGAGGTCACTCACAACATTCACTATGAAACCTATCGTGCCAAGAGACTGAACGAGAATGGAGGTCTCCACCCCATATCCTCCAATGACACCCAGGAAAGCAACCTGTAG
- the septin3 gene encoding neuronal-specific septin-3 isoform X1: MQKGKQKKVDWIKYMSDIVPPEVRPKPVVPAKPPNVGAPSPSNPFPPQGLGIGGGGGVSAPPPSAIPVPIGTHSHSVGHNVGHGVGHGAGHVGGHTAAHNGGHAHGGSHSSSGGSTLLGYIGIDTIIEQMRKKTMKTGFDFNIMVVGHSGLGKSTLVNTLFKSQVSRRNAGWARDEKIPKTVEIKAVSHVLEEGGVKMKLTVVDTPGFGDLINNDNCWEPISKYINEQYEKFLKEEVNITRKKRIPDTRVHCCLFFINPTGHSLHSLDLEFMKRLSHSVNIIPVIAKADTMTIEERQEFKQRVRKELEMAGIEFYPQKEFDEDMEDKSDNDKIREAMPFAVVGSDKEYQVNNKRVLGRKTAWGIVEVENPNHCEFALLRDFLIRSHLQDLKEVTHNIHYETYRAKRLNENGGLHPISSNDTQESNL, from the exons ATGCAGAAAGGAAAGCAAAAGAAGGTTGACTGGATAAAGT ACATGTCAGACATAGTTCCTCCAGAAGTGAGACCCAAACCAGTCGTCCCAGCCAAGCCCCCAAATGTGGGGGCTCCTTCCCCCTCCAACCCCTTCCCACCCCAGGGCCTGGGCATTGGGGGAGGAGGCGGTgtttcagctcctcctccaaGTGCCATTCCAGTCCCCATTGGGACTCACAGTCATAGTGTGGGTCATAATGTGGGTCATGGTGTGGGCCACGGTGCGGGGCATGTAGGGGgtcacactgcagcacacaaTGGAGGTCATGCTCATGGAGGGTCCCACAGCTCCAGCGGTGGATCCACTCTGCTGGGGTACATTGGTATTGACACTATCATTGAGCAGATGAGGAAGAAGACCATGAAGACAGGCTTTGACTTTAATATTATGGTTGTCG GTCACAGTGGTCTCGGAAAGTCAACTCTGGTGAACACCCTGTTCAAGTcccaggtgagcaggaggaacGCAGGGTGGGCGCGTGATGAGAAGATCCCCAAAACGGTAGAGATCAAAGCAGTGTCTCATG tccTTGAGGAGGGCGGTGTGAAGATGAAGCTGACAGTCGTTGACACTCCAGGCTTTGGAGACCTAATCAATAATGACAACTG CTGGGAGCCCATTTCCAAGTACATCAATGAGCAGTATGAGAAGTTCCTAAAGGAGGAGGTCAACATCACCAGAAAGAAGCGCATCCCCGACACCAGGGTGCACTGCTGTCTGTTTTTTATAAACCCGACTGGACACTC TCTTCATTCACTCGACCTCGAGTTCATGAAGCGCTTGAGTCACTCAGTCAACATTATTCCTGTCATTGCAAAGGCAGACACGATGACCAttgaggagagacaggagttcAAACAGCGG GTAAGGAAGGAGCTGGAGATGGCCGGGATTGAGTTTTACCCACAAAAAGAGTTTGATGAGGACATGGAGGACAAGAGCGACAATGACAAGATCAGA GAGGCGATGCCCTTTGCTGTGGTGGGCAGCGACAAAGAATATCAAGTGAATAACAAACGAGTTTTGGGGAGGAAGACGGCGTGGGGCATTGTAGAAG TTGAAAACCCCAACCATTGTGAGTTTGCTCTGCTGAGAGATTTCCTGATCAG GTCTCACCTCCAGGATTTGAAGGAGGTCACTCACAACATTCACTATGAAACCTATCGTGCCAAGAGACTGAACGAGAATGGAGGTCTCCACCCCATATCCTCCAATGACACCCAGGAAAGCAACCTGTAG